In Selenomonas dianae, a genomic segment contains:
- a CDS encoding Cof-type HAD-IIB family hydrolase, whose protein sequence is MIRLIFSDMDGTLLDEHGNLPAGFGAVYARLKERGIRFAPASGRQYASLRQTFAPWWDEMIFLAENGTLVMEHDRELFSSPVDTSLALAVMRTGEGLAGVHSIYCGKKCGYLHAADNTESFRTELAKYVSDSAVVEDFAAVDDVPIKMAFCDPSGNAAQTIYPAMQQYADRMQVTLSSAEWVDVYGQGVSKGVAARRIQERLGIAPDECAAFGDYGNDLELMDAVTHSFAMENAIPAVKERARYRAPSNRAHGVLTVCERILAGEFD, encoded by the coding sequence ATGATACGGCTGATCTTTTCGGATATGGACGGAACGCTGCTCGACGAGCATGGGAATCTGCCCGCAGGGTTCGGCGCGGTCTACGCACGCCTAAAGGAGCGCGGCATCCGATTCGCGCCCGCGTCGGGGCGGCAGTATGCCTCGCTCCGTCAGACGTTTGCACCGTGGTGGGATGAGATGATCTTTCTCGCGGAGAACGGTACGCTTGTGATGGAGCACGACAGGGAGCTGTTTTCCAGTCCCGTGGACACATCGCTTGCGCTTGCTGTGATGCGGACGGGCGAAGGGCTGGCGGGCGTGCATTCCATATACTGCGGGAAAAAGTGCGGCTATCTCCACGCGGCGGACAATACGGAGTCCTTTCGCACGGAGCTCGCAAAATATGTGTCGGACTCGGCTGTGGTGGAGGATTTTGCCGCCGTGGACGATGTGCCGATCAAGATGGCGTTCTGTGACCCGTCGGGCAACGCCGCGCAGACGATCTACCCTGCCATGCAGCAGTATGCGGATCGGATGCAGGTAACCCTCTCCAGCGCCGAGTGGGTAGATGTCTACGGGCAGGGCGTGAGCAAGGGCGTCGCCGCCCGGCGGATTCAGGAGCGGCTTGGCATCGCCCCCGATGAATGCGCGGCGTTCGGCGACTATGGGAACGATCTGGAGCTCATGGATGCCGTGACACACAGCTTTGCGATGGAGAACGCCATTCCCGCCGTCAAGGAGCGTGCGCGATACCGTGCGCCGAGCAATCGGGCGCACGGGGTGCTGACGGTCTGCGAGCGCATCCTTGCAGGTGAATTTGATTGA
- a CDS encoding biotin/lipoyl-containing protein: MKKFNITVNGTAYEVEVEEVRAAGAAPAAAPRAAAPAPAPAAPAPAAPAAPAAPAASAGAGESSVDAPMPGKIIEVKVSVGQAVKAGDTLLILEAMKMQNEIAAPADGTVKAINVTAGQSVKVREALVILG; the protein is encoded by the coding sequence ATGAAGAAGTTCAACATCACGGTCAACGGCACTGCTTATGAGGTTGAGGTCGAGGAAGTACGCGCAGCAGGCGCAGCTCCCGCAGCTGCACCGCGTGCAGCCGCTCCTGCACCGGCTCCGGCTGCTCCTGCACCGGCAGCTCCTGCGGCTCCGGCAGCACCGGCGGCATCGGCAGGGGCGGGCGAGAGCTCCGTGGACGCTCCGATGCCCGGCAAGATCATCGAGGTCAAGGTCTCGGTCGGTCAGGCGGTCAAGGCGGGCGATACGCTCCTCATCCTTGAGGCGATGAAGATGCAGAACGAGATCGCAGCACCTGCGGACGGCACGGTCAAGGCGATCAACGTTACGGCAGGACAGTCGGTCAAGGTGCGCGAGGCACTTGTCATCCTCGGCTGA
- the mmdA gene encoding methylmalonyl-CoA decarboxylase subunit alpha: MSTVQEKIELMLEKKEHLKQGGGAKNIEKQHSKGKLTARERLDLLFDEDSFVELDMFVRHRCTNFGQDKKELPGEGVVTGYGTVNGRLVYAFAQDFTVEGGSLGEKHAHKIWKVMDLAMKMGAPCIGINDSGGARIQEAVDALSGYGGIFYRNTKSSGVIPQISVIMGPCAGGAVYSPALTDFIFMVKKTSQMFITGPAVIKAVTAEEVTAEALGGAMTHNSRSGVAHFAAENDQDCIDQIRYLLSFLPSNNMEEVPHVETGDDPNRQDESLNTLIPDNPNAPYDMKDVIRSIVDNGEFYEVHQHFATNIICCFARFDGRTVGIIANEPNVMAGCLDVDASNKSARFIRFCDAFNIPLVNLVDVPGFLPGVDQEYSGIIRHGAKMLYAYSEATVPKVTVITRKAYGGSYIAMCNRELGADQVMAWPTSEIAVMGPAGAANIIFRKDPDKDARTAEYIEEFATPYKAAERGYADMVITPSETRPYIITALNALASKREDNPAKKHGNIPL, translated from the coding sequence ATGTCCACAGTCCAGGAAAAAATTGAGTTGATGCTGGAGAAGAAAGAGCATCTGAAACAGGGCGGCGGCGCCAAGAACATCGAGAAACAGCACAGCAAGGGCAAACTCACCGCACGTGAGCGCCTTGACCTGCTTTTCGATGAGGACAGCTTCGTCGAACTGGATATGTTCGTTCGTCATCGCTGCACCAACTTCGGGCAGGACAAGAAGGAGCTGCCGGGCGAGGGCGTTGTGACGGGCTACGGCACGGTGAACGGCCGCCTCGTCTACGCATTCGCACAGGACTTCACCGTTGAGGGCGGTTCGCTCGGCGAAAAGCACGCACACAAGATCTGGAAGGTCATGGATCTCGCGATGAAGATGGGCGCACCCTGCATCGGCATCAACGATTCGGGCGGCGCACGCATCCAGGAGGCGGTCGATGCCCTCTCGGGCTACGGCGGCATCTTCTACCGCAACACGAAGTCCTCGGGTGTCATCCCGCAGATCTCTGTCATCATGGGACCCTGCGCGGGCGGCGCGGTCTACAGCCCCGCTCTTACGGACTTCATCTTCATGGTGAAGAAAACAAGCCAGATGTTCATCACGGGACCTGCCGTTATCAAGGCGGTCACGGCGGAGGAGGTCACGGCGGAGGCACTCGGCGGTGCAATGACGCACAACAGCCGCTCCGGCGTTGCACATTTTGCGGCGGAGAACGATCAGGACTGCATCGACCAGATCCGCTACCTGCTCTCCTTCCTCCCGAGCAACAACATGGAGGAAGTCCCGCACGTAGAGACGGGCGACGACCCGAACCGTCAGGACGAGAGCCTCAACACGCTCATCCCCGACAATCCGAATGCACCGTATGACATGAAGGATGTCATTCGTTCCATCGTCGACAACGGCGAGTTCTACGAGGTGCATCAGCATTTCGCGACGAACATCATCTGCTGCTTCGCACGCTTTGACGGCCGCACGGTCGGCATCATCGCGAACGAGCCGAACGTCATGGCGGGCTGCCTCGATGTCGATGCGTCCAACAAGTCGGCGCGCTTCATCCGCTTCTGCGATGCGTTCAACATTCCGCTCGTCAACCTCGTCGATGTGCCGGGTTTCCTGCCGGGCGTCGATCAGGAGTACAGCGGCATCATCCGCCACGGCGCGAAGATGCTCTATGCCTACAGCGAGGCGACGGTGCCGAAGGTTACGGTCATCACGCGCAAGGCGTACGGCGGCTCCTACATCGCAATGTGCAACCGCGAGCTCGGTGCGGATCAGGTCATGGCATGGCCGACGTCTGAGATCGCCGTCATGGGCCCTGCGGGCGCGGCGAACATCATCTTCCGCAAGGATCCGGACAAGGATGCGCGTACGGCGGAGTACATTGAGGAGTTCGCGACCCCGTACAAGGCGGCGGAGCGCGGCTACGCCGACATGGTCATCACGCCGAGTGAGACGCGCCCCTACATCATCACGGCACTCAACGCACTTGCGAGCAAGCGTGAGGACAATCCCGCGAAGAAGCACGGGAACATTCCGCTCTAA
- the mce gene encoding methylmalonyl-CoA epimerase, with protein MFKVLAVDHIGIAVKDLEEGKNFWSDVIGIPCTAEETVAEQKVTTTFHPTPNKSEIELLIGTAEDSPITKYIEKKGEGIQHIALRVDNIENAIADLKAKGVRMIDEKPRIGAGGAKIAFLHPKSTKGVLLEICEHEDR; from the coding sequence ATGTTCAAGGTTCTGGCAGTGGATCACATCGGGATTGCCGTAAAAGATCTCGAGGAGGGAAAGAATTTCTGGTCGGACGTGATCGGTATCCCCTGCACGGCTGAGGAAACCGTCGCCGAGCAGAAGGTCACGACGACGTTCCATCCGACACCGAACAAGAGTGAGATCGAGCTGCTCATCGGCACGGCAGAGGACAGCCCGATCACGAAATACATCGAGAAGAAGGGCGAGGGCATCCAGCACATTGCCCTGCGCGTGGACAACATCGAGAATGCGATTGCCGATCTCAAGGCGAAGGGCGTCCGCATGATCGACGAGAAGCCGCGCATCGGTGCGGGCGGCGCGAAGATCGCGTTCCTCCATCCGAAATCGACGAAGGGCGTTCTCCTTGAGATCTGTGAGCATGAGGATCGCTGA
- the meaB gene encoding methylmalonyl Co-A mutase-associated GTPase MeaB produces MDIAAEVLNGNRLALSRAITAIENERASATDIMKALYPHTGHAYVLGITGPPGAGKSTMTDKIAKEYRKRGKTVGIIAVDPTSPFSGGAILGDRIRMNDLTLDEGVFIRSMGTRGSLGGLSHKTADAVKVMDAFGKDIIFVETVGVGQSEVDIVRAADTTMVVLIPGMGDDIQAIKAGILEIGDVFAINKSDLDGADKLVREINMMLDLDDHMSDWRPPIRKVVANRGDGITELVDTIEEHRIHIEGNGVLTERRTRRTRDEMLDILHAGVRRHIESRIVDTGRLDDYVAKIKAHETDPYTVVGDVMAEMLS; encoded by the coding sequence ATGGATATTGCAGCCGAAGTGCTCAATGGAAACCGCCTCGCGCTCTCGCGCGCCATCACGGCGATCGAGAACGAACGCGCGTCGGCGACGGACATCATGAAGGCGCTCTATCCGCATACGGGACATGCCTATGTTCTCGGCATTACCGGCCCTCCGGGTGCGGGCAAAAGCACCATGACGGACAAGATTGCCAAGGAATACCGCAAACGCGGGAAAACCGTCGGCATCATCGCCGTCGACCCCACGAGCCCCTTTTCCGGCGGCGCCATTTTGGGCGACCGCATCCGCATGAACGACCTGACGCTCGATGAGGGCGTTTTTATCCGCAGCATGGGAACGCGCGGCAGCCTCGGCGGCCTTTCGCACAAAACTGCTGACGCGGTAAAGGTCATGGATGCGTTCGGCAAGGACATCATCTTTGTCGAGACCGTCGGTGTCGGGCAGTCCGAAGTGGATATTGTGCGGGCGGCGGACACAACCATGGTCGTACTGATTCCGGGCATGGGCGACGACATCCAGGCGATCAAGGCGGGCATCCTTGAGATCGGCGACGTGTTCGCCATCAACAAGTCCGATCTTGACGGCGCGGACAAGCTCGTCCGTGAGATCAATATGATGCTCGATCTGGACGATCACATGAGCGACTGGCGGCCTCCGATCCGCAAGGTCGTCGCGAATCGCGGCGATGGGATCACGGAGCTGGTCGATACCATCGAGGAGCACCGTATCCATATCGAAGGGAATGGTGTCCTTACCGAGCGGCGTACGCGCCGCACACGCGATGAGATGCTGGACATCCTGCACGCAGGTGTCCGCCGTCACATCGAGAGCCGCATTGTCGATACGGGCAGACTGGACGACTATGTGGCGAAAATCAAGGCGCATGAGACCGACCCCTATACCGTGGTGGGCGATGTCATGGCCGAAATGTTATCTTAA
- a CDS encoding cobalamin B12-binding domain-containing protein, whose translation MAEKIRVLVAKPGLDGHDRGAKVVARALRDAGFEVVYTGLRQTPEEIAEAALQEDVNVVAMSILSGAHPHLFPKVVNLLREKGMDDVLVIGGGVIPEGDIPALKEAGVAAVFTPGTPTGDVVDFIKEHVA comes from the coding sequence ATGGCAGAGAAAATCAGAGTGCTCGTTGCAAAGCCGGGTCTGGATGGTCATGACCGCGGCGCGAAGGTCGTTGCCCGCGCCCTGCGCGATGCAGGCTTCGAGGTCGTCTACACGGGGCTTCGTCAGACCCCCGAGGAGATCGCCGAGGCAGCTCTGCAGGAGGATGTGAACGTCGTTGCGATGAGTATTCTCTCGGGTGCGCATCCGCACCTGTTCCCGAAGGTCGTGAACCTGCTGCGCGAGAAGGGCATGGACGACGTGCTCGTCATCGGCGGCGGGGTCATCCCCGAGGGCGACATCCCCGCACTCAAGGAGGCGGGCGTTGCCGCAGTCTTTACCCCCGGCACACCGACCGGCGACGTAGTTGACTTCATCAAGGAGCATGTGGCGTAA
- a CDS encoding acyl-CoA mutase large subunit family protein, with protein sequence MSNEKIQAELDKYNAAVEKATAKFPARPHIPEQGLYTPLDIAETDYAEDIGFPGVYPYTRGVQPTMYRGRFWTMRMYAGFSTAEESNKRYRYLIESGATGLSCAFDLPTQIGYDSTDAISEGEVGKVGVAIDSLADMEILFDQIDLGKVSTSMTINAPASVLLAMYIAVAEKQGVSADKLKGTIQNDILKEYAARGTYIFPPRPSMRLITNIFEYCSKNVPNWNTISISGYHIREAGSTASQEIAFTIADGIAYVEAAIKAGLSVDAFAGRLSFFWNAHNNVLEEVAKFRASRRIWAKVMKERFKAEKPKSMMLRVHTQTAGSMLTAQQPNNNIVRVALQTAAAVMGGTQSLHTNSRDEALALPTEDSVMVALRTQQIVAYESGLADVVDPLAGSYYVEAMTNRIEKEAWEYIKKIDDLGGAVAAIEKGYIQKEIQDSAYKWQMDVESGARVIVGVNKFQVEEEAPKNLLRVDASVGEKQKAKVEAMKAKRDNAAVQAALADLKAACGDENENLMPHILAAVKTYATLGEICGVMREVFGEYEAHVNL encoded by the coding sequence ATGAGCAATGAAAAGATCCAGGCGGAGCTTGACAAGTACAATGCCGCCGTAGAAAAGGCAACGGCGAAGTTCCCCGCACGTCCCCACATCCCCGAGCAGGGGCTCTATACGCCGCTCGATATTGCGGAGACGGACTATGCGGAGGACATCGGCTTCCCCGGTGTCTACCCCTATACCCGCGGCGTTCAGCCGACGATGTACCGCGGACGCTTCTGGACGATGCGTATGTACGCAGGATTCTCCACGGCGGAGGAGTCCAACAAGCGTTACCGTTACCTCATCGAGAGCGGCGCAACGGGACTTTCGTGTGCATTTGACCTCCCGACGCAGATCGGCTACGACTCCACGGATGCCATCTCCGAGGGCGAGGTCGGCAAGGTCGGCGTTGCGATCGACTCGCTCGCCGACATGGAAATCCTCTTTGACCAGATCGACCTCGGCAAGGTCTCCACGTCCATGACGATCAACGCGCCCGCGTCCGTCCTCCTCGCGATGTACATCGCCGTGGCGGAGAAGCAGGGCGTGTCGGCAGACAAGCTCAAGGGCACGATCCAGAACGACATTCTGAAGGAGTATGCGGCACGCGGCACGTACATCTTCCCGCCGCGCCCGTCCATGCGCCTCATCACGAACATTTTTGAATATTGCTCCAAGAACGTCCCGAACTGGAACACCATCTCCATCTCGGGCTACCACATCCGCGAGGCCGGCTCCACGGCATCGCAGGAAATTGCATTCACCATCGCGGACGGCATCGCCTACGTCGAGGCTGCCATCAAGGCAGGACTCAGCGTCGATGCGTTCGCAGGACGGCTCTCCTTCTTCTGGAACGCACACAACAACGTGCTTGAGGAGGTCGCGAAGTTCCGTGCATCCCGCCGCATCTGGGCGAAGGTCATGAAGGAACGCTTCAAGGCGGAAAAGCCGAAGTCCATGATGCTCCGCGTCCACACGCAGACGGCAGGCTCGATGCTCACCGCACAGCAGCCGAACAACAACATCGTCCGCGTCGCGCTCCAGACGGCAGCCGCCGTTATGGGCGGCACGCAGTCGCTCCACACGAATTCCCGCGACGAGGCGCTTGCGCTTCCGACGGAGGACTCGGTCATGGTCGCCCTCCGTACGCAGCAGATCGTTGCGTACGAGAGCGGACTTGCCGATGTCGTTGACCCGCTCGCAGGCTCGTACTACGTCGAGGCGATGACGAACCGCATCGAGAAAGAGGCGTGGGAGTACATCAAGAAGATCGACGATCTCGGCGGCGCGGTTGCGGCGATCGAGAAGGGCTACATCCAGAAGGAAATTCAGGACAGCGCCTACAAGTGGCAGATGGACGTCGAGTCCGGTGCCCGCGTCATCGTCGGTGTCAACAAGTTCCAGGTGGAGGAAGAAGCACCGAAGAACCTGCTCCGCGTCGACGCATCCGTCGGCGAGAAGCAGAAGGCAAAGGTCGAGGCGATGAAGGCGAAGCGCGACAACGCAGCTGTTCAGGCGGCTCTTGCCGACCTCAAGGCGGCGTGCGGCGACGAGAACGAGAACCTCATGCCGCACATCCTCGCAGCGGTCAAGACCTATGCGACGCTCGGCGAAATCTGCGGCGTCATGCGCGAGGTATTCGGCGAGTACGAGGCGCACGTCAACCTGTAA
- a CDS encoding acetyl-CoA hydrolase/transferase family protein: MIDISDRIPKSLADRVVSAETAAEYFADGMTIGASGFTPSGYPKAVTLAIAERMKKNPFKVNIWTGASTGPELDGALAEAGGIKQRLPYQTNSPLRSAINSGLVNYIDMHLSEVAQQSREGFLGKIDVALVEAVAITEEGIIPSTSVGNTPSYIQSADVVIVEVNTSQPMELVGMHDIYIPLDPPNRLPIPITKAGDRIGTTFMPCPLDKIKYIVPCDITDKTRALAPVDDIARKMGAFTVELLKKEIAEGRMPKGLLPLQSGVGNVANAVIAGFVSSDFTDLEVYTEVIQDGMFDLADAGKLKFASGTAFSPSPEGLQRFYKDIDKYKKIMMLRPQEISNNPEVVRRLGVIAMNTAIEVDIYGNVNSTHVTGTKMMNGIGGSGDFARNAYLTIFYTQSEAKGGKISSIVPFCSHVDHGAHDVDIVITEQGVADLRGKCPRERALEIINNCAHPDYRPILLDYYERALAATKGAQTPHLLDEALSFHQRFLATGSMQK, from the coding sequence ATGATCGATATTTCCGATCGCATACCTAAATCCTTGGCGGACAGGGTCGTCAGTGCAGAAACGGCGGCAGAGTACTTTGCCGACGGCATGACCATCGGTGCGAGCGGGTTTACGCCTTCCGGTTATCCGAAGGCAGTTACGCTCGCCATTGCCGAGCGCATGAAGAAGAATCCGTTCAAGGTCAATATCTGGACGGGGGCATCGACGGGACCCGAGCTGGACGGCGCACTCGCGGAGGCGGGCGGCATCAAGCAGCGGCTGCCGTATCAGACAAATTCACCCCTCAGAAGTGCGATCAACTCGGGTCTTGTGAACTACATTGATATGCACCTCTCCGAGGTCGCGCAGCAGTCGCGCGAGGGCTTCCTCGGAAAGATCGATGTCGCTCTTGTCGAGGCGGTCGCGATCACGGAGGAGGGCATCATCCCCTCGACTTCGGTCGGCAATACGCCGTCGTACATCCAGAGCGCTGACGTGGTCATCGTCGAGGTGAACACGAGCCAGCCGATGGAGCTCGTCGGTATGCATGACATCTACATCCCCCTCGATCCTCCGAACCGTCTGCCGATCCCCATCACGAAGGCGGGCGACCGCATCGGTACGACGTTCATGCCGTGCCCGCTGGACAAGATCAAGTACATCGTCCCCTGTGACATCACGGACAAGACGCGCGCACTCGCCCCGGTGGACGACATTGCACGCAAGATGGGCGCGTTCACGGTAGAGCTCCTCAAGAAGGAGATCGCCGAGGGGCGTATGCCGAAGGGGCTTCTCCCGCTCCAGTCGGGTGTCGGAAACGTGGCGAACGCGGTCATCGCGGGCTTTGTCAGTTCCGACTTCACGGATCTTGAGGTCTATACCGAGGTCATTCAGGACGGTATGTTCGACCTCGCCGATGCAGGTAAGCTGAAATTCGCGTCCGGCACGGCGTTCTCGCCCTCGCCCGAAGGCCTCCAGCGCTTCTACAAGGACATCGACAAGTACAAGAAGATCATGATGCTCCGTCCGCAGGAGATCTCGAACAACCCCGAGGTTGTCCGCCGTCTCGGTGTCATCGCGATGAACACGGCGATCGAGGTCGATATATACGGCAACGTCAACTCCACGCACGTCACGGGCACGAAGATGATGAACGGCATCGGCGGCAGCGGCGACTTCGCACGCAATGCCTACCTCACCATTTTCTACACGCAGTCCGAGGCAAAGGGCGGCAAGATCTCGTCCATCGTTCCGTTCTGCTCGCACGTCGACCACGGCGCACACGATGTCGACATCGTCATCACGGAGCAGGGCGTTGCGGATTTGCGCGGCAAGTGTCCGCGTGAGCGTGCGCTTGAGATCATCAACAACTGCGCACATCCGGACTATCGTCCGATCCTGCTCGACTACTACGAGCGTGCACTTGCAGCGACAAAGGGCGCACAGACGCCGCACCTTCTCGACGAGGCGCTTTCCTTCCATCAGCGCTTCCTCGCGACGGGGTCGATGCAGAAATAA
- a CDS encoding redox-sensing transcriptional repressor Rex has product MQEHLLISKATVDRLPRYYRCLRQLTDEGVEIASSEELGRRLAINPEQIRKDLAFFGQFGKKGVGYYVAELKESIGTILGLDHHWNVAIIGMGHLGAALANYQGITRLGFRLAAILDANPIVIGTRVGERRVEDIAYLAEIIAERDIRIGVIAVPAAAAQSVADKLVAAGIRGIWNFAPVKLRVPPNIPFVSEDLSVGLSSLSYYLSHAVPEETELSDKNSRD; this is encoded by the coding sequence ATGCAGGAACATCTATTGATATCGAAGGCGACCGTGGATCGTCTGCCGCGCTACTATCGCTGTCTGCGCCAGCTGACGGACGAGGGCGTGGAGATCGCCTCCTCGGAGGAGCTCGGCCGCCGCCTTGCCATCAACCCCGAACAGATTCGGAAGGACTTGGCGTTTTTCGGGCAGTTCGGAAAGAAGGGCGTGGGCTACTATGTCGCCGAACTCAAGGAAAGCATAGGAACGATACTCGGTCTTGATCACCATTGGAATGTCGCGATTATCGGCATGGGACATCTGGGTGCCGCCCTTGCAAACTATCAGGGAATCACACGTCTCGGCTTCCGGCTTGCCGCCATCCTCGATGCAAATCCGATCGTTATCGGTACGCGCGTCGGAGAACGGCGCGTGGAGGACATCGCCTACCTTGCGGAGATCATTGCCGAGCGCGACATCCGCATCGGTGTGATCGCCGTGCCCGCCGCAGCGGCACAGAGCGTTGCCGACAAGCTCGTCGCGGCAGGCATTCGTGGGATTTGGAACTTTGCGCCCGTGAAACTCCGGGTGCCGCCGAACATCCCGTTTGTCAGCGAGGATCTGTCCGTCGGGCTCAGTTCGCTCTCGTATTATCTCTCACACGCAGTGCCCGAGGAAACGGAGTTGTCGGACAAAAATTCGCGTGATTGA
- a CDS encoding O-antigen ligase family protein encodes MARVMMYAVIAEAFLIPLSPLAAMAVLLLGCGAMLLRLRMDRGFHLRRLPYDAPALLFVIIGLLSVAVAQDRAFSFYNFYHLVPIYALTYLLVGQTLRTPRECQRVVLAMALSAGLVILYGFYQFIFGIDIGAMKWVDGEAFPELSKRVFSTWENPNILAGYLDIVICAAVGLLPVLSRTWRMIAGILLVAALACLGMTYARGACLVVAVLLAGYGALRDWRILVGLVVLGGGALLADPVLADRLLSVFTRVDTSSEMRLAFWESTVAMILDHPFLGIGWGMYFMVYPEYDFYLQGAPVQIVHAHNMYLNYAAEIGVPGALSFLWFFFGSLVLAFRLPKRVPPWEAVLAAHEHEWRTVADVRTALARWRRRRFVEGLSTGLGLAFLSVALNGITDHLLFNIPSSMLLWMLAAMTAALHTIARETKEG; translated from the coding sequence ATGGCGCGCGTGATGATGTACGCCGTCATTGCCGAGGCGTTTTTGATTCCGCTCAGTCCCCTTGCGGCAATGGCAGTGCTGCTCCTCGGCTGCGGAGCGATGCTCCTGCGTCTGCGAATGGATCGGGGGTTTCATCTGCGCCGTCTGCCGTACGATGCGCCGGCACTGCTCTTTGTCATCATCGGACTTCTGTCGGTTGCCGTTGCGCAGGATCGGGCGTTCAGTTTCTATAACTTCTATCATCTCGTACCCATCTATGCGCTGACCTATCTGCTCGTCGGGCAGACCCTGCGTACGCCGCGCGAATGTCAGCGCGTTGTGCTTGCGATGGCGCTGTCGGCGGGGCTCGTTATCCTCTATGGATTCTATCAGTTCATTTTCGGCATCGACATCGGGGCGATGAAGTGGGTGGACGGAGAGGCGTTTCCCGAACTCTCGAAACGCGTCTTTTCGACGTGGGAGAATCCGAACATCCTCGCGGGATACCTCGATATTGTCATCTGCGCTGCGGTGGGGCTTTTGCCTGTGCTCTCGCGCACATGGCGCATGATCGCGGGCATTCTGCTTGTCGCCGCGCTCGCGTGCCTCGGCATGACCTATGCGCGTGGGGCGTGCCTTGTCGTCGCCGTCCTGCTTGCCGGCTACGGTGCGCTGCGGGATTGGCGCATCCTCGTGGGACTTGTGGTGCTCGGCGGCGGCGCACTCCTCGCCGATCCCGTGCTCGCCGACCGGCTGCTTTCCGTCTTTACGCGCGTGGACACCTCCTCGGAGATGCGCCTCGCGTTTTGGGAGAGCACCGTCGCGATGATCCTCGATCATCCCTTCCTCGGCATCGGCTGGGGGATGTACTTCATGGTTTACCCCGAGTACGATTTCTATCTGCAAGGGGCGCCTGTGCAGATCGTACACGCCCACAATATGTATCTGAACTATGCCGCAGAGATCGGCGTGCCGGGAGCTCTCTCATTCCTCTGGTTCTTCTTCGGTTCGCTCGTGCTTGCCTTTCGGCTGCCCAAACGCGTACCCCCGTGGGAGGCGGTGCTCGCCGCACACGAACACGAGTGGCGCACGGTCGCCGATGTGCGTACGGCACTTGCACGCTGGCGCAGACGGCGCTTCGTCGAGGGGCTTTCGACCGGGCTCGGACTCGCATTTCTTTCCGTTGCGCTCAACGGCATCACGGATCATCTGCTCTTTAACATACCGTCCTCCATGCTGCTTTGGATGCTCGCCGCCATGACGGCGGCACTGCACACGATTGCGCGGGAGACGAAGGAAGGCTGA